One segment of Streptomyces sp. YIM 121038 DNA contains the following:
- a CDS encoding anti-sigma factor encodes MHSLAVPYALDALDPDETRRFERHLATCDRCTREVRALAADTVRLARAASVPAPEDLRERILAAVRTTAQEPAGPRAAPEPLVVPRRRGTGRAPLALAASGVVLALVAAAFLALALVRTDGELSDERAAAREIAHVLAAPDARASTGRDARGRGIGVIASRAERRAVVSVTGLGRPPDGRAHQLWVMRAGAAPRSLGLLDGETPVVAKDLSTRAKSLAVTVERDGGSARPTSKPLVQLTLESVGFGE; translated from the coding sequence ATGCACTCCCTGGCCGTGCCGTACGCGCTCGACGCCCTCGACCCGGACGAGACGCGCCGCTTCGAGAGGCATCTGGCCACCTGCGACCGATGCACGCGGGAGGTGCGCGCGCTCGCCGCCGACACCGTGCGCCTGGCGCGCGCGGCCTCCGTTCCCGCCCCCGAGGATCTGCGGGAGCGCATCCTCGCCGCCGTGCGCACCACGGCCCAGGAGCCCGCCGGGCCGCGGGCCGCGCCCGAGCCCCTGGTGGTGCCGCGGCGCCGCGGCACCGGCCGGGCTCCGCTGGCCCTCGCCGCGTCCGGCGTGGTGCTCGCCCTCGTGGCGGCCGCCTTCCTCGCCCTCGCGCTGGTCCGCACCGACGGCGAGCTGTCCGACGAGCGGGCGGCCGCACGTGAGATCGCCCACGTCCTGGCCGCGCCCGACGCCCGCGCGAGCACCGGCCGGGACGCGCGGGGACGGGGGATCGGTGTGATCGCGTCCCGTGCGGAGCGGCGGGCCGTGGTGAGCGTCACCGGCCTGGGCCGGCCTCCGGACGGGCGCGCGCATCAACTGTGGGTGATGCGCGCCGGTGCCGCGCCCCGTTCGCTCGGGCTGCTCGATGGCGAAACGCCGGTGGTCGCGAAGGATCTCAGCACGCGAGCGAAATCACTCGCTGTCACCGTCGAACGCGACGGCGGCTCCGCGCGGCCCACAAGTAAGCCCCTCGTCCAACTCACCCTGGAATCAGTTGGATTCGGAGAGTAA
- a CDS encoding sigma-70 family RNA polymerase sigma factor, with protein MDADALLPRVADGDHQAFEELYALVSGPVYGLVRRVLRDPAQSEEVAQEVLLELWRTAGRFDPARGTALSWILTLAHRRAVDRVRSARAAGDRERRLAHRGEGPAFDQVAEAVEGSLEREWVRRCLERLTDLQHQALTLAYYDGYTYREVARRLSVPLGTVKTRMRDGLLRLRDCLGAAA; from the coding sequence GTGGACGCGGACGCACTGCTGCCACGGGTGGCCGACGGCGACCACCAGGCCTTCGAGGAGCTGTACGCGCTGGTGTCCGGGCCGGTCTACGGCCTGGTGCGGCGCGTCCTTCGCGATCCGGCGCAGTCCGAGGAGGTGGCCCAGGAGGTGCTGCTCGAACTGTGGCGCACGGCGGGCCGCTTCGACCCGGCGCGCGGCACGGCCCTGTCGTGGATCCTGACGCTGGCCCACCGCAGGGCCGTCGACCGGGTGCGCAGCGCCCGCGCGGCCGGTGACCGCGAGCGGCGCCTGGCCCACCGCGGCGAGGGCCCGGCCTTCGACCAGGTCGCGGAGGCGGTGGAGGGCAGCCTGGAGCGCGAGTGGGTGCGCCGCTGTCTGGAGCGTCTGACCGACCTCCAGCACCAGGCACTCACCCTCGCCTACTACGACGGCTACACCTACCGGGAGGTGGCGCGGCGCCTGTCCGTGCCGCTCGGCACCGTCAAGACCCGCATGCGGGACGGCCTGCTGCGCCTGCGCGACTGTCTGGGTGCCGCCGCATGA
- a CDS encoding DUF4331 domain-containing protein, giving the protein MTAVVTRRAQRRRIRGVAALVCGALAAGGLAAAGVSTLRPEAASASSHREAPLISGQPQYDNTDVYAFVSPDKPDTTTLVANWVPFEEPAGGPNFYPFPEDAQYDVHIDSDGDAQGDLLYRWTFDTRTRNGDTFLYNTGEVTSLDDPDLNVTQTYDIDLLRLKDQKVVSTKKIADDLPIAPSHVGKASMPDYGKLRDQAVRKLPGGGTSFVGQADDPFFLDLRVFDLVYGKDLSEVGRDTVAGYNVNSVALQVPTAEIRQSKDQPTVGVWSTTQRKNAAGKWTQVSRLGAPLVNEVVVPMKDKDKFNASAPWDDAQFLPYVQKPELPRIIEKLYKIKAPKEPRKDLVSVFLTGVKDLNQPPNVRPAEALRLNTSIKPAETPKRLGVLDGDNAGYPNGRRLSDDVLDISLQVVEGELLGQKNDLGDAVDTNDKAFGRSFPYLALPTAGSRGPVAGKDGTGARTALSGGAPPVDSGSSGSTDTVLITSAAVGGAGVLLVGGGLLWWRRRATAGGA; this is encoded by the coding sequence ATGACAGCAGTCGTCACACGCCGCGCGCAGCGCCGCAGGATCCGGGGCGTCGCCGCGCTGGTCTGTGGGGCGCTGGCCGCTGGGGGGCTCGCAGCCGCCGGGGTCAGCACGCTTCGACCGGAGGCCGCGAGCGCCTCCAGCCACCGGGAGGCCCCGCTGATCTCGGGGCAGCCGCAGTACGACAACACCGATGTGTACGCCTTCGTCAGCCCCGACAAGCCCGACACGACGACCCTCGTCGCGAACTGGGTGCCGTTCGAGGAACCGGCGGGCGGGCCGAACTTCTACCCGTTCCCCGAGGACGCCCAGTACGACGTGCACATCGACAGCGACGGCGACGCGCAGGGCGACCTGCTCTACCGCTGGACCTTCGACACGCGCACCAGGAACGGCGACACCTTCCTCTACAACACCGGTGAGGTCACGAGCCTGGACGACCCGGACCTGAACGTGACGCAGACGTACGACATCGACCTGCTGCGGCTGAAGGACCAGAAGGTCGTCTCCACCAAGAAGATCGCCGACGACCTGCCGATCGCGCCCTCGCACGTGGGCAAGGCGTCCATGCCCGACTACGGCAAGCTGCGCGACCAGGCCGTGCGCAAGCTCCCCGGCGGCGGCACCTCCTTCGTGGGGCAGGCCGACGACCCCTTCTTCCTGGACCTCAGGGTCTTCGACCTGGTGTACGGCAAGGACCTGTCGGAGGTCGGCCGGGACACGGTCGCCGGGTACAACGTGAACTCGGTGGCGCTCCAGGTGCCGACCGCCGAGATACGGCAGTCCAAGGACCAGCCGACCGTCGGCGTCTGGTCGACGACCCAGCGCAAGAACGCGGCGGGCAAGTGGACCCAGGTGTCCCGGCTCGGCGCGCCCCTGGTGAACGAGGTCGTCGTCCCGATGAAGGACAAGGACAAGTTCAACGCCTCCGCGCCGTGGGACGACGCGCAGTTCCTGCCGTACGTCCAGAAGCCGGAGCTGCCGCGGATCATCGAGAAGCTCTACAAGATCAAGGCGCCGAAGGAGCCGCGCAAGGACCTGGTCTCGGTGTTCCTCACCGGCGTGAAGGACCTCAACCAGCCGCCGAACGTACGGCCCGCCGAGGCGCTGCGCCTGAACACCTCGATCAAGCCCGCCGAGACGCCCAAGCGGCTCGGTGTCCTCGACGGCGACAACGCGGGCTATCCGAACGGGCGGCGCCTGAGCGACGACGTCCTGGACATCTCGCTCCAGGTCGTCGAGGGCGAACTCCTCGGCCAGAAGAACGACTTGGGTGACGCGGTCGACACCAACGACAAGGCCTTCGGGCGCTCCTTCCCCTATCTGGCGCTGCCCACGGCCGGGTCGCGGGGACCGGTGGCGGGCAAGGACGGCACCGGTGCGCGCACCGCCCTCAGCGGTGGCGCGCCGCCCGTGGACTCCGGCTCGTCCGGCTCCACCGACACCGTGCTGATCACGTCCGCGGCCGTGGGCGGCGCCGGGGTGCTGCTCGTCGGCGGCGGCCTCCTGTGGTGGCGGCGCCGGGCCACGGCCGGGGGTGCCTGA